From a region of the Zingiber officinale cultivar Zhangliang chromosome 4B, Zo_v1.1, whole genome shotgun sequence genome:
- the LOC121978385 gene encoding uncharacterized protein LOC121978385, which yields MEDSRRINVTMTAGEYELFKEAKKRATSEKQQTTASQLKKLPEVSKEPSHASDQGSKRKQPLDFPPAFYRESGRGRGKSIIPCEEHRSEPEEKVPFSSKILEEKLPKGYRSPAIGEYDGSKDPEDHLRKFRNVVLLHQYSDDIKCRVFLNTLSGSAQKWFDGLSHGSIMCFSDFKIAFLRHFASSKKYQKTNHCLFTLKQGSAESLRSYIKRFNQVTQDVPLATSEILMSAFSHEITEGEFFQELIRNPVKNFDEMLEKAASYINVEEAQEARRKADKSPPATNKPERRAPQPPAQPLPRARDARLTFQPGQDARPVPHVAAVQVPRPGPWGPRYCTYHRSHTHATNDCFQFAHDSRRAVELGLPPIELAP from the exons ATGGAGGACTCGAGACGAATCAACGTGACCATGACTGCAGGAgaatacgagctcttcaaggaggccaagaagCGAGCGACCTCGGAAAAACAACAAACGACTGCCTCCCAACTAAAGAAGCTACCTGAAGTTTCTAAAGAACCTTCTCATGCCTCTGATCAAGGCTCTAAGCGAAAACAACCTCTAGACTTTCCTCCGGCTTTCTATAGAGAGTCAGGTCGGGG GAGAGGGAAATCTATCATTCCCTGCGAAGAGCACCGGTCAGAACCGGAAGAGAAAGTACCCTTCTCTTCCAAAATCTTGGAGGAAAAGCTACCGAAGGGATATCGATCCCCTGCTATAGGGGAATATGATGGCAGTAAAGACCCTGAAGACCACCTTCGCAAGTTCAGGAACGTAGTTCTGCTGCATCAGTATAGTGACGACATTAAATGTCGGGTCTTCCTAAACACCCTGTCGGGCTCTGCCCAGAAATGGTTCGATGGACTGTCACACGGATCCATCATGTGTTTCTCTGACTTCAAGATTGCATTCCTGCGGCACTTCGCTAGCAGCAAGAAGTATCAAAAGACTAATCACTGCTTGTTTACTCTCAAGCAGGGGTCTGCAGAGTCATTGAGAAGCTATATCAAGCGCTTCAATCAAGTGACTCAAGATGTTCCCTTGGCCACATCCGAAATActtatgagcgccttctcccatgaAATCACTGAGGGAGAGTTCTTTCAGGAGCTCATTAGAAATCCCGTAAAGAATTTCGATGAGATGCTGGAGAAGGCGGCTAGCTACATCAACGTAGAGGAAGCGCAGGAGGCACGAAGGAAGGCGGACAAGTCACCTCCAGCTACTAACAAACCGGAGAGAAGAGCACCTCAACCGCCTGCTCAACCTCTCCCACGTGCTCGGGATGCTCGACTGACTTTCCAACCCGGGCAGGATGCTCGACCGGTCCCACATGTAGCTGCAGTTCAGGTCCCTCGACCTGGACCCTGGGGACCACGTTATTGCACATACCACCGGTCCCACACGCACGCCACCAACGACTGCTTCCAATTTGCTCATGATTCTAGGCGCGCTGTGGAGCTGGGTTTACCACCCATTGAGTTGGCTCCTTAG